aaaatttttacactttttatactgtatttctatatttttaaaccaataagattttaagaaatgtaattaatgttcttgaacttcacaatttctcattattaatcgacaaaaaatacattgaaaatataaaatatgtatatttttgaaacaaaatttttctctagaatatggatcttttaggaacggaggaaGTACAATGcaagaaaactaaaaataaaagaatcaaccagaaaataaataaaaaatagaaccaGCCAAACACAAAAGACTAATTTACTAAACCGGAGGAGATTCTAAACCCTAATTGACAGCGAAAGGCAAAAGAGATGACCGGCCGCCGGCGAATGTAACATGTCAGAACCTTCCTACGAAGAAGTGCCACGTCAGGTGTGGTTTATCGCCTGAGCTGGGACACCGAAAGATAGATGGATATACTTCCGTCGGGAAGATAACCAGAGACGCAAAGGAGCGTCGAAGCACCATACATGACATCAGAGCACCATTGAGAGGAGAAAACCTCTGATAAAGATTATGAAGACCACCAGATCTAAACGGCATCGCCGGTTCGGAACATGAGCTTGGATTGACCGAAATCACACCCCATCGCCTCCAACAGCCACCGTCTCGAGCTCCGTCCACCGTCCTTAAGCAGGCATGGAAGCCAATAAATGGAGTTCCATATCTAAGGCAAACGACCCCTTCACGTTGCCGCTACGCGAGAAAGCACTTCACCATCGTGGATCTAGAAGGGAAGAATTGAAGAGAGCTTAGGGTTCACTCACCAGATATGAACCCTTCAGATCTGAACGTGAAGCTAGAGCTCGGCCATTCCTTCAAATCACCGCGCCATAAACCTTCGACACCGCGAAAATCTCCACCCTACAAACCACCGTTTAAAGTTTTAGGAACTCAATATGAGACACAAtacaaaagagaagagaagagacacAGAAAGAGAACCTTCTCACAGCGGAGACGGTCGAGACAATGCAAATCTCGTCGAAAATTGCTTAGAGAAAAgtggagagaggagagaagaaaaAGTTCCAGTATCTTTCAATCTTCACATAAATGTTTAGACCAATTTGAAGTgtaactaaaaaaatatcaaattcttGTTACTTTGTTAActtatcaatcacattactaacacagtttagtcattcataagtggagaacaatgcatacaGAGTTTATCATCACAATtttaaccctataacaataaaaaaaatcttgaaaaacaatgattaacccaaaacgcaaaattcacaactataaccctagcaaatattgagatgaaataaaaaatttgtccACAACTCCGTGCTTGCGCGGGGGCAATGCTCCTAGTATATATAGTGTATCCTAGCCATTTTGTTGCTAGATTTtcctaattaattttttttcatggttATACTTGTCAATTTTACTATTCAAAATCGTTAtgcttttttagttttttggtaTGATGGATTAAACCACTGCTAAACCAAATCAGAGGCAGTGGTATTATCAGATTAAGTAATTTCAGAAAATGTAACAAGGAAATACAAGTAAAATCCACGTACAATATAACATGTACATTGTAATGAGTTCTTCAAAATCTACTAAAACTTTCCAAATTTAGAGGCATTGAGAAAAGTTGAAAAAGTAACGCAacctttttttggtcaaatctgGTTTCCTTTCCGCATGGTCGTTGTCACGTTTGAGACGTGGATATTTTACATACGgcataaatatatgatttggGCTATTAAAAGTTCTTGGCCCGTAATGATATATAGCCCAAAAACTGAAGTATTTAATTACGCGCGTGAAGTATCTATCAttcacaaaaacaaatttgatttgattctttTGGTTTGGAGTTCCTCACTTCTGATCAAGTTACTTCATTCATAAACTTGTTTTTGTTATTGGCTAATAAAATCTACGTGCATAAAGTTAATGGTAGTTTACATGTTGAGGTTAATGCATTATGCATTAATGATGGTCTTCACTTGTGAACGATcaagtaaaattatttaattgaaaCTTCCTTTTTTTCATTAGCCAAACTAGGAGAGGATTCAAGTATTTATGAGTAGAGAAATCAGAACTATTTTACAAAAGGTAAAACATGCGTACATACTTTTTGAAGGATAACACAACTTCGAAATATTTCGAAATAATATGATGGGAGAAAAGACAAGGCAAAGCGAGAAAGTACAATCTAGTGAAACATGACTCAACAGTACAACATTGATAAAATCACTAATATAAAAACTACTTaggtttggatttggtttgcCACTTTCTTTTCCATCTGACCCTCCAAATCACCACCACCATGAGTTTGAGGATGAACCGTCAACTCACTGGAAACTGGAGTTGATGCAAGCTTGACCATatcgattgaatgatccggcaCCGTTTTGGGTTTCTCCGTGTCATCAGTTTTTGGAGCTTTGTAGTACTTGTATATGACGTAGAGAATCATTTGAACTGCTCCGAGAAACGCACCCATAATGTTTGGAAGCTATAATCAAAAGAGTAATATCACATCAGTAATTCCATTAATCATTTGTTGAGAACAGTACTAAGTCCATTAACTTCCgacatttaaaagaaaaaaacaatgtaaTTGTCTCGGTTTCTCTGGCgcaatcatataatatatgattgtaAGCATAAAGCAAAAGTAGCGTACGGCTCAAATCATATATTCTCCTTCTTTATATAGAATGAATTAGGGGAAAAGAGACTAATTAGAAGGTGGTGGAAACTCTTTTCCCTTGAACATGAACCAACCATAATAATATAGTATACTATGTTGCGTTGTCCATTATTATATGCTTATAAAAGATTTACTATCATAAGAAAAAAGACTCACTGCAACGTAGAAGTCTTTGATAGCAAGACCGTAGAAGAGCCACGTAATGGCGCTGAGTGTAAGAAACAATGATAGAGAAAAGGGCATAAACTCCACACTTCTTGTTCGTATCACCACTCTCTgcaatagttttttatttttcacatgttaaactatataatatgcGTAAACATAAAGAGATGCTAATACCGTAAAAAGAAAGACAAGCTCTTTCAGCATATACGTGTATATAGTAATACATACCATGATGCTCAAAGGAGCTGCGAAGACACAAACGGAAAATCCGACGCAAATCCCTCCGAGGACCTTCTCACGGTTAGATGCTTTGGTCAAGAGCTCACAGACAAGGATAATAGCGGCAAAACCCAAGAAGTTCAAGAGCCCAAGAACCTTCAAAGTTGATATCTACATGGTTGTGTATATCATCAGCTAACCCATTTTATATAAGTGCATTTTCTAATATACgtcaaaagaaaatgatatCGTATACACGGGCGTACTCTAGCTTTCTTGTTAGCGTAGGTGATGAAGAGGACGATGTAAATGGTTTCGATGAAGCATCCCACGGCGTTTATGGTTATCAGAAGTAAGCCTGATCCATCTTTCTGCATAGCGTAATAAATCCATAGCGTCGCGCTAAAGAGCGCTGACACATAGGGAAGTGACTGAAAACCTTCTATCGATTTTTTCTTGCAGATCCTAACGAAAGTTGGACTTCGCGTACATGCAAATTAACAATATCAAAGCCTTTTTAATTATACaataaagagaaaatgaaaaaggaagTGAGCGTTTGAGATGGATGATGCTTACACTGGTGCCAAGAAAACGATGAACGATATGATGTTGCCTACAGAAAATACATAGCAAAGATAACATGAATAAAAATACATTGAGTGAAAATAGACATTTACGTAAAGTGTCTATGTAGGAAATATATATGTTTCGTATTAGTTTGATGCTGTTGATGAAAGCTTAGATAATCTTACCCATGATTCCAAATGTAAACGCCAATACGTTTAGAGCCATTTTGATTGTTTTGTAAATGAACTCTTGAGTATCTTTCTACTTTTCGATGTGATTATCGAAGAAGGAAACAAGAGAAGATGTTCAACTCTCGTTAGCTCTATCTGAGTTTTCTTCGATATGAATTTAACTACGAGGCCAATGGtactatatatagagagagtGTTACATGTGTAAGGGTGCAATGGTTATATGTTGAGGACGTCGTCGTTTTCATGGTATAAGAGAGAGAAGAACATTGCATATTGATGGTCTCAGATATTtctaaagttttttaaaaatggaaattaTTCCATAATTTTATGTGGTATGCACTCTTGGCGTGTATTATATTTGTGTCAAACTTTTATGCCAAACCttggttttatattattatcgtAGTTATTTATGTGAGCTTTCTTTTTCCCTTTAAACCAAATAAGATATAAATAATTGTGCTTAACTTATTGGTGATTTGTCCTTCTGGCATGACCAATAAAATAAACCATCGATCGGCTGTTAGCTTTCTAGCCAACCATTCAATTAAATATCGACTAAAGATATTTATACAATCATCCAATTTTCCAGTATTCTACCAAGACTTAAACTAGCTAACTAGTTTGGATCTTTGTTTTACGTACACATAGATAGCTATAACGTATATGTCTTATGAAATGTGAATTACCATTCCAAAGTCTGTATGGTAAAAagttactaaaatatataaaacataaacacTCCAATTAACTGGCGTCATGCAAGAATTTTAGCCTTACCGATTCCAAGAGTGAGCACAACGATACATTTGGAGAAGAATATATCTTTTAGTGAATCCTCTAAATATAGTAGTATTTAGCTAgcgaatttcaaaatttcaaaaatgattAATAGAATATTTAAGATTTCCATATTCCactaatatatatgtttgtgtTGTTGTGCACTTGTGCTAGCCACAAAACTGCATAAGCTCGTGATAAAAATGATAACAGTTCTAATCCTCATCACATAATGATACGATGGTTCTAACTATTTTGAAAAGGTGGATTTGCCATCAACGAACTACTAACGACATGACAATCAACTATCTACGGTAGATGTTGGCATGGAcccttattattatttgttcaataaaaCATACGAGATatccagttacaaaaaaaaaaaaaacatacgagATATTAATCCACGCCAGGGAAAAAAAGATATGATTGCAAGTTATTACTATTGACGTTCCATTGAGATACAATCATACATCCCATGTTCGCTCCTTTTGTTCCTCGTACCAGTAAAAATGAACGTTTAGGTGTATGCCACGTGTGCcatattttatgttgtctttcaGCACTCTTGAACTTCATGATTTGGCCGCCAAAATTAGGTCCGTaactaattttgtttaattagcTTTCATAACAACAAATGATAATGTTATGTGTTCCCTGTGATAATGTATAGAAACAACTCGAGAAGAAAGCAAACActaaatgtataaaacaaagaATAGTGCGTTTCATCTTAACTAGACGCGACTGTCCCGTGTGTAAACCGTATAGGTAAGATTCACCATCATGCTTTTTGTTGTTCCACTTGGCTACTTTTCGTGTTAATCTAATTATCTACACAATATTATTGTATCCATAACAATCTTCAATTGATTGTGAGATAATTAATTTAAGCTTTCCTATCCTAAAACATTATCAAATCAGTAACATTCAATTAGTAAAATTGAGCTAAAATCACGATTTTACTTCGTCGTCCTTTGCCATTCAAAGACAGACTCGTAGTAAATGCAAATTTGAATATCATTGGCATGGTATAGTCAGGGAATAGTATGCCACATGTACTGATCGAGGCCACATATATGGACCATGTCACCATTGCTAAATATGCTGAAAATTAacatgtaaagaaaaaaaaaattaacatgtttCTTGTGAAAGTTCTTATTTTTAACAATTGCTATACTTAGTATCATTTAACATCAACGTTTCAATGAATATTTCCATCTAATTAGTGGAATAAACCAACAGAGTAAATCATCTTCATTTTGTGGTAAAGCAGAGTTCAGTTTACAAATTATAAGCTTATATGTTGTATCAATTCATTACTTAATGTATTTATTAACTTTgagaaaagtaaaatataacaaataaccTATCAAAAGAGAAACAGAAAACGTATGGTTGAAACAAAAAGCGTATGAAAAGGATTGACTATCAAAACCCATTTGCATCTTGATTATTATTCCCACCTTTCGTTTTTGGTCTCACTCACTTAATCAAAGACCAATTGACTGATTAAATAAACacttttacatttaaaataagtaaacaatTAGCAAACAAACCTTTTACTTTATGCAGTCTCTGTGGTTCTTCTACGGTCAAAGGCAGTAGTTCCATCCAACCATGCAGATTCCTTATTAGATGGTTAACATTCGTTCCCAACCATTCCTCCTCGTCCTCACTTTCTTCACTCTCTTTTTCTTCATACATTcgaattcaaatatatttaactGAGATTCTAAAAGATGTCAGCTAAATAGAGAGTATTGTAGGAGAAGAGCA
The Brassica napus cultivar Da-Ae chromosome A1, Da-Ae, whole genome shotgun sequence DNA segment above includes these coding regions:
- the LOC106374901 gene encoding bidirectional sugar transporter SWEET14, translating into MALNVLAFTFGIMGNIISFIVFLAPVPTFVRICKKKSIEGFQSLPYVSALFSATLWIYYAMQKDGSGLLLITINAVGCFIETIYIVLFITYANKKARISTLKVLGLLNFLGFAAIILVCELLTKASNREKVLGGICVGFSVCVFAAPLSIMRVVIRTRSVEFMPFSLSLFLTLSAITWLFYGLAIKDFYVALPNIMGAFLGAVQMILYVIYKYYKAPKTDDTEKPKTVPDHSIDMVKLASTPVSSELTVHPQTHGGGDLEGQMEKKVANQIQT